From Microbacterium invictum, the proteins below share one genomic window:
- a CDS encoding protein kinase domain-containing protein, whose product MSAKRPPAPPPQLPGFTYVEVLGSGGFADVYLYEQQLPRRRVAVKVLLAERMTDGSAEQFTAEANVMALLSTHPAIVTIYQAGVSADQRPYLVMEYCPRPNLQIRSRAAAFSVAEALRVGIQVGAAVETAHRAGILHRDIKPANILVTEYNRPALTDFGIATTADSADSSAGMSIPWSPPESFADVPESGVRSDVYALGATVYTLLAGRSPFEVPGGRNGGADLIQRIETQPVPRLERADAPESLQLVLERAMSKRPSDRFESAVAFARALQRVQIELAHSVTPIDILDDSPIDDEDDDEDGELTRVRGIVSIEPSTSPSAGQTRRGEVDAFAPGTTTSSGTTGYGTTGYATTPAAESTVLRAPVASIPAEDVSATVRRAPIVGAPVAGDTVAPPPPVQSAAPAAPASARGPRSKRGLWIGLGVGAAAVLVVGGVALASALGGTPEPAPTSSGVVNPQNPVEGVVPVPADLAGEVEGDQARFTWTNPDPQDGDWFAWHTYTLEGAGDSQRTDQTELTVPVDPSGTTCIEIELVRAGGTSSQPERECVES is encoded by the coding sequence GTGAGCGCCAAGCGCCCTCCGGCGCCGCCGCCCCAGCTGCCCGGATTCACCTACGTCGAGGTGCTCGGGTCGGGCGGCTTCGCCGACGTGTACCTGTACGAACAGCAGCTGCCACGGCGTCGCGTCGCGGTGAAGGTGCTGCTCGCCGAGCGGATGACCGACGGCTCGGCCGAGCAGTTCACCGCCGAGGCGAACGTGATGGCACTGCTGTCGACGCACCCCGCGATCGTCACGATCTATCAGGCCGGCGTCTCCGCGGACCAGCGCCCGTACCTCGTGATGGAGTATTGCCCGCGCCCCAACCTGCAGATCCGGTCGCGGGCGGCCGCGTTCTCGGTGGCAGAGGCGCTGCGGGTCGGCATCCAGGTCGGCGCCGCGGTCGAGACGGCGCACCGTGCCGGCATCCTGCACCGCGATATCAAGCCCGCGAACATCCTCGTCACCGAATACAACCGGCCCGCGCTGACCGACTTCGGAATCGCGACCACTGCGGACAGCGCCGACTCCTCGGCGGGGATGTCGATCCCGTGGTCGCCGCCCGAGTCGTTCGCCGACGTGCCCGAGTCGGGCGTGCGATCGGATGTCTACGCACTCGGCGCGACCGTCTACACCCTCCTGGCCGGCCGGTCGCCGTTCGAGGTGCCGGGCGGCCGCAACGGCGGCGCGGACCTGATCCAGCGCATCGAGACGCAGCCGGTGCCGCGCCTGGAGCGCGCCGATGCCCCCGAGTCGCTGCAGCTCGTGCTCGAGCGCGCGATGTCCAAGCGCCCGTCCGACCGATTCGAGAGCGCGGTCGCGTTCGCCCGCGCTCTGCAGCGCGTGCAGATCGAGCTCGCGCACTCGGTCACGCCGATCGACATCCTCGACGACTCGCCCATCGACGACGAGGACGACGACGAAGACGGCGAACTCACCCGCGTGCGCGGGATCGTCAGCATCGAGCCGTCGACCTCACCCTCGGCCGGTCAGACACGCCGCGGCGAGGTCGATGCGTTCGCCCCCGGCACGACGACGTCATCGGGCACCACGGGCTATGGCACGACCGGATACGCCACGACCCCGGCGGCAGAATCGACCGTGCTGCGGGCGCCGGTCGCATCGATCCCCGCCGAGGACGTCTCCGCCACCGTCCGGCGGGCACCCATCGTGGGTGCACCGGTCGCCGGTGACACAGTCGCCCCACCGCCGCCGGTGCAGAGCGCGGCGCCGGCAGCACCGGCATCCGCCCGCGGCCCCCGCTCGAAACGTGGGCTGTGGATCGGGCTCGGCGTCGGAGCTGCCGCTGTCCTCGTGGTCGGGGGCGTGGCGCTGGCCAGCGCGCTGGGCGGAACGCCCGAGCCCGCCCCGACCTCGAGCGGCGTGGTCAACCCGCAGAACCCGGTGGAGGGTGTCGTGCCGGTGCCCGCAGACCTGGCCGGTGAGGTCGAGGGCGACCAGGCGCGGTTCACGTGGACCAACCCCGACCCGCAGGACGGCGACTGGTTCGCGTGGCACACGTACACGCTCGAGGGCGCCGGGGACTCGCAGCGCACTGATCAGACCGAGCTGACAGTGCCCGTCGATCCCTCTGGTACGACGTGCATCGAGATCGAGCTCGTGCGCGCCGGTGGCACGAGCAGCCAACCGGAACGAGAGTGTGTGGAATCGTGA
- a CDS encoding FHA domain-containing protein, which translates to MVDVRYRPAVQAESWRAAVSGQTVAVLPPTTTAQTAEAVWRRLASGGIAALIEGLTGAFGTSLTAIPPFALATVEDDGVRVAVRGPIELIVEGTAGTEAVSGAGVATWVERLIPGTYRVTLTVDGAVDDAESLPLVEGVAPIAGLVLVAGPIPPASPVGAGGGAAAGAGMDAGAVVPGADVGIAGGPVDAGGPGADDRDADALNTAGADAADADAGEVDSAGADAGDRDAGGAPDAAGDTGSSDGPDADGGQEAAGGADAGDGSADADADAGADAVGGGGATAAAGAGAVDPGATAVPAVAPFLGSRWSADDEDDESDAGDGGAGLVSAVPAELTVDGPASEAEHAPEASQAAGETWLPAATGTVPADDDIVFGATVARPAGAPPAPIPPAAEAPASISVPPMPPLPPAPDLGDHDGATIAVSEMRRLRDAEREQFESTENVPARRPSQGRIRLSTGRVVELERPVVIGRRPKSTRVAGDELPTLIAVDSPQQDISRSHVEIRAEGEHVLVTDLDTTNGTVLLRAGNDPVRLHPGEPTLVVSGDILDMGDGVTVAFEDLP; encoded by the coding sequence CTCATCGAAGGCCTCACCGGCGCATTCGGCACGTCGCTGACCGCGATTCCGCCGTTCGCGCTCGCGACCGTCGAGGATGACGGCGTGCGCGTCGCCGTGCGCGGACCGATCGAGCTCATCGTCGAGGGAACGGCCGGCACCGAGGCCGTCTCGGGCGCCGGCGTCGCCACCTGGGTGGAGCGTCTCATCCCCGGCACCTACCGGGTCACGCTCACGGTCGACGGCGCCGTGGACGACGCCGAGTCGCTCCCGCTGGTCGAGGGTGTCGCACCCATCGCCGGGCTCGTGCTCGTCGCCGGCCCGATTCCGCCCGCCTCGCCCGTCGGGGCGGGGGGCGGCGCTGCCGCCGGTGCCGGGATGGATGCCGGAGCTGTGGTACCCGGTGCGGACGTCGGCATTGCGGGTGGACCGGTGGATGCCGGTGGCCCGGGCGCCGATGATAGGGACGCGGACGCACTGAACACGGCAGGTGCGGATGCCGCGGATGCGGATGCCGGTGAGGTGGATTCCGCAGGCGCAGATGCCGGTGACCGCGATGCCGGTGGCGCCCCGGACGCCGCTGGCGACACCGGTTCCAGCGATGGCCCAGATGCCGACGGCGGCCAGGAGGCCGCGGGTGGTGCGGATGCCGGCGACGGCTCCGCAGATGCAGACGCGGACGCAGGCGCCGATGCGGTCGGCGGCGGTGGCGCCACCGCGGCCGCGGGTGCCGGTGCTGTGGATCCGGGTGCGACGGCGGTTCCTGCCGTGGCACCGTTCCTGGGCAGTCGCTGGTCGGCCGACGACGAAGACGACGAGTCCGACGCGGGCGACGGCGGCGCGGGCCTCGTCTCCGCCGTTCCCGCGGAGTTGACCGTCGATGGGCCCGCCTCCGAGGCCGAGCACGCCCCCGAGGCTTCACAGGCCGCTGGCGAGACGTGGCTGCCCGCGGCCACCGGCACGGTCCCGGCCGACGACGACATCGTCTTCGGCGCGACAGTGGCTCGGCCCGCCGGTGCACCCCCGGCACCCATACCCCCTGCCGCTGAGGCACCGGCATCCATCTCGGTACCGCCGATGCCTCCGCTGCCACCCGCACCCGATCTCGGCGACCACGACGGCGCGACCATCGCCGTCTCGGAGATGCGCAGGCTGCGCGACGCCGAGCGTGAGCAGTTCGAATCCACCGAGAACGTCCCGGCACGACGCCCGTCGCAGGGTCGCATCCGGCTGTCGACCGGCCGCGTCGTCGAACTCGAACGCCCGGTCGTCATCGGGCGCCGGCCGAAGTCGACCCGGGTCGCCGGCGATGAACTGCCGACCCTGATCGCGGTCGACAGCCCCCAGCAGGACATCTCGCGCAGCCACGTCGAGATCCGCGCCGAGGGCGAGCACGTGCTGGTCACCGATCTGGACACGACCAACGGCACCGTGCTGCTGCGCGCCGGGAACGATCCGGTACGACTGCACCCGGGCGAGCCGACGCTGGTGGTCAGCGGTGACATCCTCGACATGGGAGACGGTGTGACCGTCGCCTTCGAGGATCTGCCGTGA